In the Anastrepha obliqua isolate idAnaObli1 chromosome 1, idAnaObli1_1.0, whole genome shotgun sequence genome, one interval contains:
- the LOC129253517 gene encoding BUD13 homolog codes for MSAHASTKIDQKEYLKKYLSGDKSKKKKKDKKRKREFGSAKVKIIDDDATYNQTQEEFDEELLLGGEDAPQIVGEYIEDISNVPKWRSIVVKEEPEEENEVSLDLKPDEDLWGPKQIKRKIKDEFSPPRRNRNKEMAKRSPDISPPRRKHKNNLPSKAESRNGNFTKDKSLRAHNHSPSKSNRRGNEHSPYQSTRRESRRSPEQYASRRNERTPDYSPRRNRNQSPDGSLPKTSKSTLDQSPLRRDCKRTSDLSPRRRVARSPDQSPPKKAKRLSEESPPKRGNRTPDRSPVRKNKRATDQSPPRRRYRSPYRQRNNSSSQSPPRKSSQLRQKVAARSSSSDQSPPRKDRNKSTKGRRKSRSRSAERNFQQHKKNASYAESPPRSKDTEKYRRRSKSPTKINRRNSSDKSPPTRYDGRRSPSRKHQNDSPVRIKREKCSPDQSPPRRRQDIVKMERSPSVQPKPSRWTKLERRSSDSPPPTHKPKASKTLDGKKAGIQDAKSLMQETEERRQREERMYNEMSKEVSGRDAEVRVRSTGRKGQRARDAEEEDPEKRRRKEEHERRKKEKYDRWGKGLKQVEEHRQRAEAESYEGSKPLARYENDEDLDRYLREQERADDPMLEYMRKKKKERQKETGALAEIPKYEGSYPENRFGIRPGYRWDGVDRSNGFEKKWFDVQNEKRAAQVEAYLYSVEDM; via the coding sequence ATGTCGGCACACGCTTCTACTAAAATTGATCAAAAAGAATATCTCAAAAAATACTTGTCCGGTGAtaagtcaaaaaagaaaaagaaagacaagAAACGAAAACGAGAGTTTGGTTCCGCCAAAGTGAAAATTATTGACGACGATGCGACGTACAATCAAACACAAGAAGAATTTGATGAGGAGCTCCTTCTGGGAGGTGAAGATGCGCCGCAGATTGTCGGCGAGTATATTGAAGATATATCTAATGTACCAAAGTGGCGAAGCATTGTGGTGAAGGAGGAGCCTGAAGAAGAAAATGAAGTAAGCTTGGATTTGAAGCCGGATGAGGATCTCTGGGGACCTAAACAAATCAAACGCAAAATAAAAGATGAATTTTCGCCACCACGACGAAATCGAAACAAAGAAATGGCTAAACGGTCACCTGATATCTCACCGCCTAGGCGTAAACATAAGAATAATTTGCCAAGTAAAGCTGAAAGCAGGAATGGGAACTTTACTAAAGACAAATCGTTAAGAGCGCATAATCATTCGCCAAGTAAAAGTAATAGAAGAGGTAACGAACATTCGCCGTATCAAAGTACTCGAAGGGAAAGTCGACGTTCGCCTGAACAATACGCATCAAGGAGAAACGAACGTACACCGGACTACAGCCCGAGGAGAAATCGTAACCAATCACCAGATGGAAGTCTGCCGAAAACAAGCAAAAGCACTTTAGATCAGAGCCCTCTAAGAAGGGATTGCAAACGCACATCCGACCTAAGCCCGAGAAGAAGGGTTGCGCGGTCACCTGACCAGAGCCCGCCAAAGAAAGCCAAACGGTTATCCGAAGAGAGCCCACCAAAGCGAGGTAACAGAACACCAGATCGAAGTCCTGTACGAAAGAATAAGCGTGCGACTGATCAAAGTCCCCCGAGGAGAAGGTATCGTTCACCATATCGACAAAGGAATAATTCTAGCAGCCAAAGCCCACCTAGAAAGAGCAGCCAGCTTAGACAAAAAGTTGCTGCAAGATCATCAAGTTCCGATCAAAGCCCACCAAGAAAAGATAGAAATAAATCGACAAAAGGCAGGAGAAAAAGTCGCAGTCGCAGTGCTGAGCGGAATTttcaacaacacaaaaaaaatgcttcgtACGCCGAATCCCCACCGAGGAGTAAAGATACCGAAAAATATCGTAGACGTAGCAAATCTCCCACGAAAATAAATCGTAGAAATTCTAGTGATAAATCACCGCCCACACGTTACGACGGCAGACGTTCACCGTCACGAAAGCACCAAAATGATTCACCAGTTCGCATAAAACGTGAAAAATGTTCACCAGATCAATCACCACCACGACGAAGGCAGGATATTGTTAAAATGGAACGCTCTCCTTCAGTGCAGCCCAAGCCTAGTCGATGGACCAAGTTGGAACGCAGAAGCAGCGATTCGCCACCACCAACTCACAAACCCAAAGCTTCTAAGACGCTCGATGGCAAAAAGGCTGGTATACAGGATGCCAAGTCACTTATGCAAGAGACTGAGGAGCGCCGTCAGCGAGAGGAGCGCATGTATAATGAAATGTCCAAGGAAGTGTCGGGACGCGATGCTGAGGTTCGCGTGCGCAGTACAGGTCGGAAGGGCCAACGCGCGCGCGAcgcggaagaagaagatccGGAAAAGCGACGCCGTAAAGAAGAACATGAAcggaggaaaaaagaaaaatacgatCGTTGGGGCAAAGGTTTAAAGCAAGTTGAGGAGCATCGACAACGTGCGGAGGCTGAGTCATATGAAGGCAGCAAGCCACTAGCTCGCTATGAAAATGACGAGGATTTGGATCGCTATCTACGCGAGCAAGAGCGCGCCGATGATCCAATGCTGGAGTATATGCGTAAAAAGAAGAAGGAACGACAGAAAGAGACGGGTGCCTTAGCGGAGATACCTAAGTATGAGGGCTCATATCCTGAAAATCGATTTGGCATACGACCTGGTTATAGATGGGATGGCGTTGATAGGTCGAATGGCTTCGAAAAGAAGTGGTTTGATGTGCAAAATGAGAAACGCGCGGCACAGGTAGAGGCGTATCTGTACAGTGTGGAGGATATGTAA